In a genomic window of Kribbella amoyensis:
- a CDS encoding Ig-like domain-containing protein, with product MAGWKSGGRWLAVVLVLAVSAPTATAYQVPVAPFGQGDTATATMPGSRLTQTIAVRGATELLDATTAGVRGTTATTYAPAIARTTPAQDLVVNTGTCAATGSCGDRGTVTITFSQPVRDPVLHLAGIGGAATRTVNGRPSAQSELHSVLKLATAGLSLRKVGQGNNLAVTSDTITAANPDAGPNCVNTDTGGGPEASATAACGSVQVNGVVTSVAFDVTAVFTKNPKLPAFNTPTSGDVFSIVASTGEDFGDAPASYGAAWSVLSDVRLGAEATADNAEVANATAGPAMPDAGDDGATFEHLLVTAKSYSVPVTLSGASKPGRVCGWIDLDGDGKFQPAERSCATFAAGQSAATLNWSDFPRPKPGTTSARVRVGYTAAQVESPTGAADAGEVEDHLVVIAPPPPPVAADDQATTPFDTGVSTDVLGNDRAGDPSTPLRPASLCLVAGDTCKQWIAVAGQGKYVAKPDGRIDFDPVPGFVGRGKPVTYRVADSNGATATALYTVTVALPDKPVATPDTATTAQNVSLTLRPLTNDKPAAGVTFDPRSLVLRDPADAKFKPKVTIPAEGTYTVKPAGVVDFVPLPRFTGVATTIGYRVTDSTKQTAESTLLVTVTAVTPKALGDSVGTPFDTAVVASVLDNDLPGSADAPLNPATLRLVDPATGNPADKVTVSREGNYQVLDGKVTFSPVSGFQGSTTALTYQVLDKNGTPARAELVVSVAAPGPPVANPDTVTTPQGRPISVPVLDNDKPGPTGSTLVPGSVRLVPPTRGTPGTSLVVPGQGRYAAMPDGRIRFDPVPTFHGKATAVAYQVADGNGSVGRSMLTVEVDRVQPDATDDTAATEYDKTITVSVLANDTSGDPAVPLVPSSVRLIDPVGGGAKSVVTVAGQATYKAQADGTVEVDPLPSFTGVGTALTYSVTDVNGTTARATLTVTIAKPSPPTAEPDEVSTKQGVPVTLQPLANDTAGRGTALDPASLVLVDPADGSPKKLVTVAGQGRYQVMPDGRVWFAPGPAFTGAATRIGYRVADRFGQPARSTLAITVAAVQPVAVDDNTTTPYDTVATVKVLANDKAGDASAPLVPAGLVLKDPADGAFKTAVTLPKEGTFTVRAGTVVFDPLPSFTGSATELTYRVADRNGTTTTAVLRITVGAPPIARPDTASTRQDVTVSVNVLSNDSPGTDAKLDAATVVLRSAVLRGGDWGKTLTVPGQGTYTVQPTGMIVFDPVPAFRGKAHPVKYQVTDSHRSTASSTLAVTVVAIDPFTVDDSGITPFNRPITVNVLANDEPGDPSAPLVPASLLLKDPADGGYRKQVTQPKEGTYVVGEGGAITFSPAKDYQGVTTPATYRVADDNGTTAEGLLFLTVGKGPQAKPDTATTKQNVKVTVDPLGNDVPGTDAQLEKASVRMFGTDRAWGRRVTVAGQGTFEVDEVTGKITFTPVRSYSGPSSVSYQVRDTSGNEAAATLTVTVDAIVPTPVNDAATTAYDSALTVDVLANDKPGDPTAPLVPGSVRLVDAATGDPVPSVQVAGQGTYTAQPDGGVRFAPVPGWTGAATPVSYQVADRNGTTATAMLTMTVGARPVARPDVVETKQARSVTIDPLTNDRAGAGASLDPASVLLVDPRGDLVDRLTVPGQGAYVVAGGKLTVTPDRRFTGSATPVRYEVKDTNRNAARSTVSVTVVPVRPMAADDEARTAYGVPVVLRVLANDKAGDPSAPLTVTSVLLRDPVDSKEKTAVTVAGEGTFTAKPDGTVAFAPAKGFTGTTRAITYRITDANGTSDTARMEVTVDGPLGAKAAADRGTGTPDNPVVVNPLLNDAPTDGAEWDRASVCLRTDSATCAKRVEVAGTGVWTVGTAGTIQLVPAPGFRGTAKQLYRVADTNGVTVESHVKVTVGARPAPAITPVAASGPLPDTGGPPVMLLTLGTLLAALGVTLLTVAYRSRRQ from the coding sequence ATGGCGGGGTGGAAGTCCGGCGGGCGATGGCTCGCCGTCGTGTTGGTCCTGGCCGTGAGCGCGCCGACGGCCACCGCATACCAGGTGCCGGTCGCGCCGTTCGGTCAAGGCGACACCGCGACCGCGACGATGCCGGGTTCCCGGCTCACCCAGACGATCGCGGTCCGTGGCGCGACCGAGTTGCTGGACGCAACGACCGCCGGAGTCCGCGGCACCACCGCCACGACGTACGCGCCGGCGATCGCGCGGACCACGCCGGCCCAGGATCTCGTCGTGAACACGGGCACGTGCGCCGCCACCGGGAGCTGCGGTGACCGGGGCACGGTGACGATCACGTTCTCCCAGCCGGTCCGTGATCCGGTCCTGCACCTGGCCGGGATCGGCGGCGCGGCCACCCGGACGGTGAACGGCCGGCCGAGCGCTCAGTCCGAGCTGCACTCCGTGCTGAAGCTGGCCACGGCCGGGCTGAGCCTGCGGAAGGTGGGCCAGGGCAACAACCTGGCCGTCACCTCCGACACGATCACGGCCGCGAACCCCGACGCTGGACCGAACTGCGTCAACACCGACACCGGCGGCGGACCGGAAGCCTCGGCGACGGCGGCCTGCGGGTCGGTCCAGGTGAACGGTGTCGTCACGTCGGTCGCGTTCGACGTCACCGCGGTGTTCACGAAGAACCCGAAGCTCCCCGCGTTCAACACGCCCACCTCCGGCGACGTCTTCTCGATCGTCGCGTCGACCGGCGAGGACTTCGGCGACGCGCCCGCGTCGTACGGCGCGGCCTGGTCCGTCCTCAGCGACGTCCGGCTCGGCGCCGAGGCGACCGCGGACAACGCGGAAGTCGCCAACGCGACCGCCGGCCCGGCGATGCCCGACGCGGGTGACGACGGTGCGACCTTCGAGCACCTGCTCGTCACCGCCAAGTCGTACTCCGTGCCGGTGACGCTGAGCGGCGCGTCGAAGCCGGGCCGGGTGTGCGGCTGGATCGACCTCGACGGCGACGGCAAGTTCCAGCCGGCCGAGCGGTCCTGCGCCACGTTCGCGGCCGGGCAGAGTGCGGCGACGCTGAACTGGTCCGACTTCCCGCGCCCCAAGCCCGGTACGACGTCCGCGCGAGTCCGGGTCGGCTACACGGCCGCCCAAGTGGAGTCGCCGACCGGTGCTGCGGACGCCGGTGAGGTCGAGGACCACCTCGTCGTGATCGCGCCGCCGCCTCCGCCGGTCGCGGCCGACGACCAGGCGACCACCCCGTTCGACACGGGCGTCTCGACCGATGTGCTCGGCAACGACCGGGCGGGCGACCCGAGTACGCCGTTGCGGCCCGCTTCGCTCTGTCTCGTCGCCGGGGACACGTGCAAGCAGTGGATCGCGGTCGCCGGCCAGGGCAAGTACGTGGCGAAACCGGACGGCCGGATCGACTTCGACCCGGTGCCCGGGTTCGTCGGTCGCGGCAAGCCGGTGACGTACCGCGTTGCCGACAGCAACGGAGCCACGGCGACCGCCCTTTACACCGTCACGGTCGCGCTGCCGGACAAGCCGGTGGCCACCCCGGACACCGCGACCACGGCGCAGAATGTCAGCCTCACCCTGCGACCACTCACGAACGACAAGCCGGCCGCCGGTGTCACCTTCGACCCGCGCTCGCTCGTCCTCCGCGATCCGGCCGACGCGAAGTTCAAGCCGAAAGTGACGATCCCGGCCGAGGGCACGTACACGGTCAAGCCGGCCGGTGTGGTCGACTTCGTCCCGCTGCCGCGTTTCACCGGCGTCGCGACCACGATCGGGTACCGCGTCACCGACAGCACGAAGCAGACCGCCGAATCGACCCTGCTGGTCACCGTGACCGCGGTGACGCCGAAGGCACTGGGCGACTCGGTCGGGACGCCGTTCGACACCGCGGTCGTCGCGTCCGTGCTCGACAACGATCTCCCGGGATCCGCGGACGCCCCGCTCAACCCGGCGACCCTTCGGCTGGTGGATCCGGCGACCGGCAACCCGGCCGACAAGGTGACGGTGAGCCGCGAAGGCAACTACCAGGTCCTCGACGGCAAGGTGACGTTCAGCCCGGTCAGTGGCTTCCAGGGCAGCACGACCGCGCTGACCTACCAGGTGCTGGACAAGAACGGCACTCCCGCCCGCGCCGAGCTCGTCGTGTCGGTCGCGGCCCCGGGTCCGCCGGTGGCGAACCCGGACACCGTGACGACCCCGCAGGGCCGGCCGATCTCGGTTCCGGTGCTCGACAACGACAAGCCCGGGCCGACCGGGTCGACCCTGGTCCCCGGCTCGGTCCGGCTGGTCCCACCGACCCGCGGTACGCCGGGGACCTCGCTGGTCGTCCCCGGTCAGGGCCGGTACGCCGCAATGCCGGACGGGCGGATCCGGTTCGATCCGGTGCCCACCTTCCACGGCAAGGCCACCGCGGTCGCGTACCAGGTGGCCGACGGCAACGGGTCGGTCGGGCGGTCCATGCTCACCGTCGAGGTGGACCGGGTCCAGCCGGACGCGACCGACGACACCGCGGCCACGGAGTACGACAAGACGATCACCGTGTCCGTCCTCGCGAACGACACGTCCGGTGATCCCGCGGTCCCGCTGGTCCCGAGCAGCGTGCGGCTGATCGACCCGGTAGGCGGCGGGGCGAAATCCGTCGTCACCGTCGCGGGCCAGGCCACCTACAAGGCACAGGCCGACGGCACCGTCGAGGTCGACCCGCTGCCGAGTTTCACCGGAGTCGGCACCGCGCTGACGTACTCGGTCACCGACGTGAACGGCACCACGGCCCGGGCGACCCTCACCGTGACGATCGCGAAACCGTCCCCGCCGACCGCCGAACCCGACGAGGTGTCCACCAAACAGGGCGTCCCCGTCACCCTCCAACCGCTGGCCAACGACACGGCCGGCCGCGGCACCGCACTCGACCCGGCCAGCTTGGTCCTCGTGGATCCGGCCGACGGTTCGCCGAAGAAGTTGGTCACCGTGGCCGGCCAAGGGCGGTATCAGGTGATGCCCGACGGGCGGGTCTGGTTCGCCCCGGGGCCCGCGTTCACGGGGGCGGCGACGCGGATCGGGTATCGGGTCGCCGACCGGTTCGGTCAGCCGGCGCGTTCGACGCTCGCGATCACGGTCGCCGCGGTGCAGCCGGTGGCCGTGGACGACAACACGACCACGCCGTACGACACGGTGGCGACCGTCAAGGTGCTGGCGAACGACAAGGCCGGAGACGCGAGCGCGCCGCTGGTCCCGGCCGGCCTGGTGCTGAAGGATCCCGCGGACGGCGCGTTCAAGACCGCGGTGACGTTGCCGAAGGAGGGCACGTTCACGGTTCGCGCGGGGACCGTGGTCTTCGATCCGCTGCCGTCGTTCACCGGATCCGCGACCGAGCTGACGTATCGGGTGGCTGACCGCAACGGCACCACGACGACGGCCGTCCTCCGGATCACGGTCGGCGCACCGCCGATCGCGCGACCGGACACGGCGTCGACGCGGCAGGACGTCACCGTCTCGGTCAACGTGCTCTCCAACGACAGCCCTGGCACCGACGCCAAGCTGGACGCGGCCACGGTCGTCCTCCGATCGGCGGTGCTCCGCGGCGGCGACTGGGGCAAGACCCTCACCGTTCCCGGCCAGGGCACGTACACGGTCCAGCCGACAGGGATGATCGTGTTCGACCCGGTGCCCGCGTTCCGTGGCAAGGCGCACCCGGTGAAGTACCAGGTCACCGACTCGCACCGGAGTACGGCGAGTTCGACGCTGGCGGTGACGGTGGTCGCGATCGACCCGTTCACCGTGGACGACAGCGGGATCACCCCGTTCAACCGGCCGATCACGGTGAACGTGCTGGCCAACGACGAACCGGGCGACCCGAGTGCGCCGCTGGTCCCGGCGAGCCTGCTGCTCAAGGATCCGGCCGACGGTGGCTACCGGAAGCAGGTGACGCAGCCGAAGGAGGGGACGTACGTCGTCGGTGAGGGCGGCGCGATCACGTTCAGCCCGGCGAAGGACTACCAGGGCGTGACGACCCCCGCGACGTACCGAGTGGCCGACGACAACGGGACCACGGCGGAAGGGCTGCTCTTCCTCACTGTCGGGAAGGGCCCGCAGGCGAAGCCGGACACGGCTACGACGAAGCAGAACGTGAAGGTCACGGTGGACCCGCTCGGCAACGACGTGCCCGGGACGGACGCGCAGCTGGAGAAGGCGTCGGTGCGGATGTTCGGCACCGACCGCGCGTGGGGTCGCCGGGTCACCGTCGCCGGGCAGGGCACGTTCGAGGTCGACGAGGTGACCGGGAAGATCACGTTCACCCCGGTCCGGTCGTACAGCGGCCCGAGTTCCGTCTCGTACCAGGTGCGCGACACCAGCGGGAACGAGGCAGCGGCGACGCTTACCGTGACGGTCGACGCGATCGTGCCGACCCCGGTGAACGACGCGGCGACCACGGCGTACGACAGCGCGCTCACCGTGGATGTGCTCGCCAACGACAAGCCGGGTGATCCGACGGCTCCGCTGGTCCCGGGGAGCGTCCGCCTGGTCGACGCGGCGACAGGTGATCCGGTCCCGTCGGTGCAGGTTGCAGGGCAGGGTACGTACACGGCCCAGCCCGACGGCGGGGTGCGGTTCGCCCCGGTGCCCGGCTGGACGGGCGCGGCGACACCGGTCTCGTACCAGGTGGCCGACCGCAACGGCACCACGGCGACCGCGATGCTCACGATGACGGTGGGAGCGCGGCCGGTCGCTCGCCCGGACGTCGTCGAGACCAAGCAGGCCCGCTCCGTCACGATCGACCCGCTCACGAACGACCGGGCCGGTGCGGGTGCCTCGCTCGACCCGGCCTCGGTGCTGCTGGTGGATCCACGTGGCGACCTGGTCGACCGGCTGACGGTCCCGGGCCAGGGCGCGTACGTCGTTGCCGGGGGCAAGCTCACGGTGACACCGGACCGTAGGTTCACCGGATCCGCGACGCCCGTCCGGTACGAAGTGAAGGACACCAACCGGAACGCGGCCCGCTCGACCGTGTCGGTGACCGTGGTCCCGGTCCGGCCCATGGCCGCCGACGACGAGGCGCGGACCGCGTACGGCGTCCCGGTGGTGCTGCGGGTGCTCGCGAACGACAAGGCCGGGGATCCGTCGGCGCCGTTGACGGTGACGTCTGTCCTGCTCCGCGATCCCGTGGACAGCAAGGAGAAGACGGCCGTGACGGTGGCGGGGGAGGGGACGTTCACCGCGAAGCCGGACGGCACGGTCGCGTTCGCCCCGGCGAAGGGATTCACCGGGACCACCCGCGCGATCACCTATCGGATCACCGACGCGAACGGCACCTCCGACACCGCGCGGATGGAGGTCACCGTCGACGGTCCGCTCGGCGCGAAGGCGGCCGCGGACCGCGGGACCGGGACGCCGGACAACCCGGTCGTGGTGAACCCGCTGCTCAACGACGCACCGACGGACGGCGCCGAGTGGGACCGCGCGAGCGTCTGTCTGCGTACCGACTCGGCGACCTGCGCGAAGCGGGTGGAGGTCGCCGGGACGGGCGTGTGGACCGTGGGGACCGCCGGCACGATCCAGCTCGTCCCAGCCCCCGGCTTCCGCGGTACGGCGAAGCAGTTGTACCGCGTGGCCGACACGAACGGCGTCACCGTCGAGTCCCACGTCAAGGTCACCGTCGGGGCTCGCCCGGCCCCGGCCATCACCCCGGTCGCCGCCTCCGGCCCCCTCCCCGATACCGGAGGTCCTCCCGTCATGCTGCTCACCCTCGGAACCCTGCTGGCCGCCCTCGGCGTCACCCTGCTCACCGTGGCTTACCGAAGCCGACGCCAGTAG
- a CDS encoding glycosyltransferase family 2 protein, producing MRDTDPELSVVVPMYDEQEVVPMFFARMRPLLDGLGPSYELLVVDDGSRDATASLLLAAADDWPQLRLVRLLRNSGHQAALSAGFRRARGRYLVTIDADLQDPPEVIADMLTAARERDVDVVYGVRSDRSADTWVKRTTARLYYRLMCRLVGREIPFDAGDFRLVSRRVVDAVNALPEDGRVFRLVIPWLGFPSAEVKYARAERAAGATKYTVSKMFRLAFDSVTAFSAAPLRLATWLGLLGGLLSVGFGIGALVIKVSGQSIPGWTSTVLAVCVIGALQLLCLGLLGEYVARLFQSSQKRPKFLVGYDSLEDPGHQPLVRETLRA from the coding sequence ATGCGGGACACGGATCCGGAGCTCTCCGTCGTGGTGCCGATGTACGACGAGCAGGAGGTGGTGCCGATGTTCTTCGCCCGGATGCGCCCACTGCTCGACGGACTCGGCCCGAGCTACGAACTGCTCGTCGTCGACGACGGTTCCCGCGACGCGACCGCCTCGCTACTGCTCGCGGCCGCGGACGACTGGCCTCAGCTCCGCCTGGTCCGCCTGCTCCGCAACTCCGGGCACCAGGCGGCGTTGTCGGCCGGATTCCGCCGCGCCCGTGGGAGGTACCTCGTCACGATCGACGCCGATCTGCAGGATCCACCCGAGGTCATCGCCGACATGCTCACCGCGGCACGCGAGCGGGACGTCGACGTCGTGTACGGCGTCCGGTCGGACCGATCGGCCGACACCTGGGTCAAGCGGACGACGGCGCGGCTGTATTACCGGCTGATGTGCCGCTTGGTCGGTCGGGAGATCCCGTTCGACGCGGGGGACTTCCGGTTGGTCTCGCGGCGCGTGGTGGACGCGGTGAACGCGTTGCCCGAGGACGGTCGCGTGTTCCGGCTGGTGATTCCGTGGCTGGGATTCCCGAGTGCCGAGGTGAAGTACGCGCGGGCCGAGCGTGCGGCCGGGGCGACCAAGTACACGGTGAGCAAGATGTTCCGGCTCGCGTTCGACAGCGTCACCGCGTTCTCGGCGGCGCCGCTGCGGCTGGCGACGTGGCTCGGCCTGCTCGGCGGACTGCTGTCGGTCGGCTTCGGAATCGGCGCGCTGGTGATCAAGGTGTCCGGGCAGAGCATCCCCGGCTGGACTTCCACGGTGCTCGCGGTGTGCGTCATCGGCGCCCTGCAGTTGCTGTGCCTGGGACTGCTCGGGGAGTACGTGGCCAGGTTGTTCCAGTCGAGTCAGAAGCGGCCGAAGTTCCTGGTCGGCTACGACAGCCTGGAGGATCCGGGGCATCAGCCGCTCGTGCGGGAAACGCTCCGAGCTTGA
- a CDS encoding gamma-glutamyltransferase encodes MNHPRSAKTPRVAVAAPNRAAADAGVRVAAEGGNAVDAAIAATLVTMVNEIGVVSPASGGFVTLQVAGGAPVTVDGWVEMPGRGLPADRFGRGVWDVTTDYGGGTTTTVGHGSVATPGGMKALDLAHQRSGKAPWHEVVRPAIEVAREGFTLSRTSGYYLGFTHDIIFGWHRPSHRVVHDDDGVVLKAGSLVVIPELAEALELIAAEGAETMYTGELARHLVHDMAANDGLLTAEDLAAYEAVVRPALVVKQNGWSLATNPPPAVGGVAAAAMLALLDGVPAQGGWGQTELERLIEVQHAVLGRRLAELGDEDVRRLAGEKLLDLASAGDPRALGSPSTATVSVVDDVGDACAITVSSGYGSGVMTPGTGIWLNNALGEQELVYGGPHSLAPGTRLTSNMAPSVARRDSDGAMLALGSPGSDRIPTAIAQVYALYTHGGLSLEEAVEHPRLHVRVRQDVVVDFEDDLPVSGSTNLPTRPMPPHSMYFGGVAAAFWDPADGLRAVGDPRRTGAVAISAP; translated from the coding sequence ATGAACCATCCCCGCTCCGCGAAGACACCGCGGGTGGCGGTCGCCGCGCCGAACCGGGCGGCCGCCGACGCGGGGGTGCGGGTCGCTGCCGAGGGCGGCAACGCGGTGGACGCCGCGATCGCCGCGACCTTGGTGACGATGGTGAACGAGATCGGCGTGGTCTCGCCCGCGTCGGGTGGGTTCGTCACGTTGCAGGTGGCCGGCGGCGCGCCGGTGACCGTGGACGGCTGGGTGGAGATGCCCGGCCGTGGACTTCCGGCCGACCGGTTCGGCCGTGGGGTCTGGGACGTGACCACCGACTACGGCGGCGGGACCACCACGACGGTCGGCCATGGTTCGGTCGCGACGCCGGGTGGGATGAAGGCGCTCGACCTGGCCCACCAGCGGTCGGGCAAGGCGCCGTGGCACGAGGTAGTGCGGCCGGCGATCGAGGTCGCCCGTGAGGGATTCACGCTCAGCCGTACGTCGGGGTACTACCTCGGCTTCACCCACGACATCATCTTCGGCTGGCACCGGCCGAGTCACCGGGTCGTGCACGACGACGACGGCGTGGTGCTCAAGGCCGGGTCGCTGGTGGTGATCCCCGAGCTGGCCGAGGCGCTCGAGCTGATCGCCGCCGAGGGCGCCGAGACGATGTACACCGGTGAGCTGGCCCGGCACCTGGTCCACGACATGGCCGCGAACGACGGCCTGCTGACCGCCGAGGACCTGGCCGCGTACGAGGCCGTCGTCCGCCCGGCCTTGGTGGTCAAGCAGAACGGCTGGAGCCTGGCGACCAATCCGCCACCGGCCGTCGGTGGGGTCGCGGCGGCGGCGATGCTCGCCTTGCTCGACGGTGTCCCGGCGCAGGGTGGCTGGGGCCAGACCGAGCTGGAGCGGCTGATCGAGGTCCAGCACGCCGTCCTCGGTCGCCGGCTCGCCGAGCTCGGCGACGAGGACGTCCGCCGGCTCGCGGGGGAGAAGCTGCTCGACCTCGCCTCGGCCGGGGATCCACGCGCGCTCGGTTCACCGAGTACGGCGACCGTCTCGGTGGTCGACGACGTGGGCGACGCTTGCGCGATCACGGTCTCGTCCGGGTACGGGTCGGGCGTGATGACCCCGGGGACCGGCATCTGGCTGAACAACGCCCTCGGTGAGCAGGAGCTCGTGTACGGCGGTCCGCACAGCCTCGCCCCAGGCACCCGCCTCACCTCGAACATGGCCCCCAGCGTCGCCCGCCGGGACAGCGACGGGGCGATGCTCGCACTCGGCTCGCCCGGGTCGGACCGGATCCCGACCGCGATCGCGCAGGTCTACGCGCTGTACACGCACGGTGGTCTGTCGCTGGAGGAGGCGGTCGAGCATCCGCGGCTGCACGTCCGGGTCCGCCAGGACGTGGTGGTGGACTTCGAGGACGACCTGCCGGTCTCCGGGTCGACCAATCTGCCGACCCGGCCGATGCCACCGCACTCGATGTACTTCGGCGGCGTCGCGGCCGCCTTCTGGGACCCGGCCGACGGCCTCCGCGCCGTCGGCGACCCCCGGCGCACCGGCGCGGTAGCCATTTCCGCACCCTGA
- the pheT gene encoding phenylalanine--tRNA ligase subunit beta, with product MRVPLSWLREYVELPAGVTGRQVAEKLIRAGLEVETVDESDLTGPLVVGKVLTLENEPQKNGKTIRWVSLDIGADEPQWVVCGAHNFEVGDLVVVVLPGAVLPGGFAISARKTYGHVSNGMICSSTELGLGDDGSNGIVVLEPGEATPGDDAIELLGLRDDTLDIAVTPDRGYCLSIRGVAREAATAYGVPLTDPAALKLTGAGEGGYAVRVDDAEGCGVFVTRTVTGIDPKALSPRWLQRRLIAAGMRPISIGVDVTNYVMLELGQPIHGYDKDRLSGAIVVRRASAGEKLMTLDDQTRELDPEDLLITDDSGPIGIAGVMGGASTEISASTTTVVIEAAHFDPIVIARASRRHKLSSEASRRFERGVDPALPRYAAQRVADLLAELAGGTIEPDETVVDTQALPEPVTLRADHATLVAGAPISAEESVRHLESVGCTVVPAAAGAEPAPLAVGASVAADLITVTPPTWRPDLRDPNDFAEEVIRLYGYDNVPSILPAAPGGQGLTVSQRRRRRVATALVGAGFTEVVAYPFTGEADFDALGLPADDPRRTTVKLVNPLSDEEPSLQTTLLPTLLRTAERNVGRGAGDLAIYQTSLVFKPRPDAKTAPLPSVAGRPSDEEIAALDAALPEQPLHLGAVLTGSRVPAGWWGKGQPVTWAEAVQVARTVAAAVGVEPVLRNVELAPWHPGRCAELSVGGKVVGHAGELHPKVCQAFGLPARSSALELDLDALIEAGPESVTAHPFSSYPVAKEDVALIVAADVSAADVEAALVEGAGELLESIRLFDLYTGEQIGEGKKSLAFALRFRAPDRTLTETEVAEARQAAVQVTVDRFGAVQRVG from the coding sequence ATGCGGGTCCCACTGTCATGGCTTCGGGAGTACGTCGAGCTGCCGGCCGGGGTGACCGGGCGCCAGGTCGCCGAGAAGCTGATCCGGGCCGGCCTCGAGGTGGAGACCGTCGACGAGTCGGACCTGACCGGTCCGCTGGTGGTCGGCAAGGTGCTCACGCTGGAGAACGAGCCGCAGAAGAACGGCAAGACCATCCGCTGGGTCTCGCTCGACATCGGCGCCGACGAGCCGCAGTGGGTCGTCTGCGGCGCGCACAACTTCGAGGTCGGTGACCTCGTCGTCGTCGTGCTGCCGGGCGCGGTCCTGCCGGGTGGGTTCGCGATCTCCGCGCGCAAGACCTACGGCCACGTCTCGAACGGGATGATCTGCTCCAGCACCGAGCTCGGCCTCGGCGACGACGGCTCGAACGGCATCGTCGTCCTGGAGCCGGGCGAGGCGACCCCGGGTGACGACGCGATCGAGCTGCTCGGGCTGCGCGACGACACCCTGGACATCGCCGTCACCCCGGACCGCGGCTACTGCCTGTCGATCCGCGGCGTCGCCCGCGAGGCCGCCACGGCGTACGGCGTGCCGCTGACCGACCCGGCCGCGTTGAAGCTCACCGGCGCCGGCGAGGGTGGGTACGCGGTGCGCGTGGACGACGCCGAGGGCTGCGGCGTCTTCGTCACCCGGACGGTGACCGGGATCGACCCCAAGGCGCTGTCCCCGCGGTGGCTGCAGCGCCGGCTGATCGCGGCCGGGATGCGCCCGATCTCGATCGGCGTCGACGTGACGAACTACGTCATGCTCGAGCTCGGCCAGCCGATCCACGGGTACGACAAGGACCGGCTCAGCGGCGCGATCGTGGTCCGCCGGGCGAGTGCCGGCGAGAAGCTGATGACGCTGGACGACCAGACCCGTGAGCTGGACCCCGAGGACCTGTTGATCACCGACGACTCCGGCCCGATCGGGATCGCCGGCGTGATGGGCGGCGCGTCCACCGAGATCTCCGCCTCGACCACCACCGTGGTGATCGAGGCGGCGCACTTCGACCCGATCGTGATCGCCCGGGCGTCGCGCCGGCACAAGTTGTCGTCCGAGGCGTCCCGCCGGTTCGAGCGTGGCGTCGACCCGGCCCTGCCGCGGTACGCCGCGCAGCGGGTCGCCGACCTGCTCGCCGAACTGGCCGGTGGCACGATCGAGCCCGACGAGACCGTCGTCGACACCCAGGCCCTGCCCGAGCCGGTCACCCTCCGGGCCGACCACGCCACGCTGGTCGCCGGCGCACCGATCTCGGCCGAGGAATCGGTCCGGCACCTCGAGTCGGTCGGCTGCACCGTGGTGCCCGCCGCGGCCGGTGCGGAGCCGGCCCCGTTGGCCGTCGGCGCGAGCGTGGCAGCCGACCTGATCACGGTGACGCCGCCGACCTGGCGCCCGGATCTGCGGGACCCCAACGATTTCGCCGAAGAGGTCATCCGGCTGTACGGGTACGACAACGTGCCGTCGATCCTGCCGGCCGCGCCTGGTGGTCAAGGGCTGACCGTGTCGCAGCGGCGGCGCCGCCGGGTCGCGACCGCGTTGGTCGGGGCCGGCTTCACCGAGGTGGTGGCGTACCCGTTCACCGGCGAGGCCGACTTCGACGCGCTCGGGCTGCCCGCGGACGACCCGCGCCGCACGACGGTCAAGCTGGTGAACCCGCTGTCCGACGAGGAGCCGTCGCTGCAGACCACGCTGCTACCGACCCTGCTCCGGACGGCCGAGCGCAACGTCGGACGAGGCGCCGGTGATCTGGCGATCTACCAGACCAGCCTGGTCTTCAAGCCGCGCCCGGACGCGAAGACGGCCCCGCTGCCCTCGGTCGCGGGGCGGCCGAGCGACGAGGAGATCGCGGCCCTCGACGCCGCGCTGCCGGAGCAGCCGCTCCACCTCGGCGCCGTGCTGACCGGATCCCGCGTCCCCGCCGGCTGGTGGGGCAAGGGCCAGCCGGTCACCTGGGCCGAGGCCGTGCAGGTCGCCCGGACGGTCGCGGCCGCGGTCGGCGTCGAGCCGGTCCTGCGGAACGTCGAGCTGGCGCCGTGGCACCCCGGCCGGTGCGCCGAGCTGTCCGTGGGCGGCAAGGTCGTCGGTCACGCGGGGGAGCTGCACCCGAAGGTCTGCCAGGCGTTCGGGCTGCCGGCCCGGTCGAGCGCGCTCGAGCTCGACCTGGACGCGCTGATCGAGGCCGGTCCGGAGTCGGTCACCGCGCACCCGTTCTCGTCGTACCCGGTGGCGAAGGAGGACGTGGCGTTGATCGTCGCGGCCGACGTCTCCGCGGCGGACGTGGAGGCGGCGCTGGTCGAGGGCGCCGGCGAGCTGCTGGAGTCGATCCGGCTGTTCGACCTCTACACCGGCGAGCAGATCGGCGAGGGCAAGAAGTCGCTCGCGTTCGCGCTCCGGTTCCGCGCCCCGGACCGCACCCTCACCGAGACCGAGGTCGCCGAGGCCCGGCAGGCCGCGGTCCAGGTCACCGTCGACCGCTTCGGCGCCGTCCAGCGAGTCGGCTGA